TATGCGGATTTTGACGCCCGGCTTTGTGGCGCACTACGCGGGGCGCTTGGTCAATATCCACCCCTCGCTGTTGCCCGCCTTCACGGGGCTGCACACCCACCAGCGTGCCATCGATGCGGGCTGCAAGTTTGCCGGGGTGACGGTGCACCAGGTGACGGCCGAGCTGGACGTGGGCCCCATCCTGGACCAGGCCGTGGTGCCGGTGCTGCCGGGCGACACTGCCGAGACGCTGGCGGCCCGGGTGCTGACGCAGGAGCATGTGATCTACCCCCGTGCCGTGCGGGCACTGGTGCAGAAGCTGCCTGTGGCTTGATTTGCTATTGAAATAATAGCTGCTTGCGCTTTGGGGTAGGGCGCTAGAGGCTGTTTTGATAGGAAGGCTCCGACGCGCGCGGCTCGTCAACTGACGGGCGGCACTCGCACCGCACGGCCAGAACCAGGGTTTGCCGCCCGCACCGCCTCTGCATCCGGGCTGTGGGGCGGTGGTGGCTTCAACTTTGACGGGAGTTGTTTGCTACCGCCTTATGCGACGGCGCTCAACGCCTCAGTGCTGTTGCGACTGCCAAAGTCATTGGCGGCCTGTTCGTAGCGGCGGCGGGCCAGATCGGCCAGCCTGGTCAGGTCACCACGCTGGCTGCTGTCCTTGTTGGCCGACGATGCTGTGTCGCTGCTGCGGGTAAGGCCGCTGCTGGCGGGGGTGGCCGATGCGAACTGGCTGGTCAACTGGTCTACGAACGTCTTGGATTCGCTCGCGCTGATGGTCTTGTCGCCGTCGGTGTCCATCGCGCTGAACAGAGCCGTGACGGCATCTTGCTCGGTCGTTGATGTGGCCCCTGCCAAGCGTTCGGTGAGTGAGACCTCTCCGTCTTCGTTGGTGTC
This Acidovorax sp. 106 DNA region includes the following protein-coding sequences:
- the purN gene encoding phosphoribosylglycinamide formyltransferase — translated: MKNIVILISGGGSNMAAIVKTAQQEQWAQRHGACVAAVVSNKADAQGLGFAREHGIATAVLDHKAFASREAFDAELAAVIDAHQPALVVLAGFMRILTPGFVAHYAGRLVNIHPSLLPAFTGLHTHQRAIDAGCKFAGVTVHQVTAELDVGPILDQAVVPVLPGDTAETLAARVLTQEHVIYPRAVRALVQKLPVA